One stretch of Roseimicrobium sp. ORNL1 DNA includes these proteins:
- a CDS encoding pentapeptide repeat-containing protein gives MVKKRSSFKKKATPNLAVSRPESVLKRTVQLDKGGLFKALGKSIAHASAGKLDELSADAGEAIAALGLKPDPGALAWILIQRALLRAMRELVEESMIHLPEEVPPKVEDIAGQLDREVEKTELEIGKDFFRQPGTLPFLKPCGEWFCQLLVASGCEDAVGRSLTARLPKYFVYALNQEWRVNHEKYAVILQASETPFTKAGVREQAWEGYLAWLERELDSPMFGEPFGLRQLYVPLRAYYHLRSENKKAPLSEMHLAPREHQRRVAVMLEEHLLHWLDHSDKSDSVRVLSGGPGSGKSSLTRMLAAAVNRDTSWRALHLPLHQVNYRGELAPVIAEYLQKTRLLADHPAHPLDCVEGDDRILLVFDGLDELAMLGKIAQNQASQFVQAVKELVRDQNTTSVRVKALISGRTVVMDGLEDQFRREGSVLHLLPYVVGNSDKELYEHGWSLLEKIDQRVLWWRKYAELKGGEHKDVPLNHGELTEITSEPLLNYLLALAYGAGGLDFSRQVTQNQIYESLVGEVYRRRWGNGENFHVRGMPPEHFQRVLEEVAVAAWHGDGRKTTVGEIKQHCKDAGIEKMLEVFQEGAEAGVLRLLTAFFFRQAGIRADENAFEFTHKSFGEYLVARRIVRLLQLMEEKLCEQDQKFSGWNEVECLAEWSKLTGPSTVTENQRKFLINEVRLRDKASCWRTALVRIANTSLKHSMPMEKRTTLSFGQMIEQSRNAEECLLVAINSCVRLSEEKVSLDWPHPTAARSWIRRLQGQHLTSGSALGLKCLEQLVFTDQFLEQVDLGDGSLAKSCFIGCSLKGANLGGANLEHAQLEEAILVGADLESANLVGTNLRKATLTKANLEGVNADGADLFAANLEKANLAVVNFSNANLFEASLVEAKLHEACFWRANMENAQLQKANLQGADLQYAELTGANLEGANLEGAYLGDSNLEKVNLERTNLVRANLERARLDGATLVGANMERVNLQSASLAGANLVGANLVGANLVGASLEEANLERANLIAF, from the coding sequence ATGGTAAAAAAACGTTCTTCCTTTAAAAAGAAGGCCACACCGAACCTGGCGGTCAGCAGACCTGAATCGGTTCTCAAGCGCACGGTCCAACTGGATAAGGGAGGATTGTTCAAGGCCCTCGGCAAGTCCATTGCCCACGCTAGTGCCGGCAAGCTGGACGAGCTCTCTGCGGATGCCGGTGAGGCCATTGCCGCCTTAGGTTTAAAACCTGACCCCGGTGCGCTGGCGTGGATTCTGATTCAGCGAGCGTTGCTTCGTGCCATGCGTGAGCTGGTGGAGGAAAGTATGATACACTTGCCTGAAGAGGTCCCACCAAAGGTAGAGGACATTGCCGGACAGTTGGATCGCGAGGTGGAAAAGACCGAGCTGGAAATTGGAAAGGATTTCTTTCGCCAGCCGGGGACTCTACCCTTTCTTAAACCCTGTGGTGAGTGGTTTTGCCAGCTTCTCGTTGCTTCAGGCTGCGAAGATGCTGTCGGACGTTCTCTGACCGCGAGACTTCCCAAGTATTTCGTTTACGCTCTGAATCAGGAATGGCGTGTGAACCACGAAAAGTATGCGGTCATCCTGCAAGCATCAGAAACTCCATTTACCAAGGCGGGAGTTAGGGAACAGGCATGGGAGGGCTACTTGGCTTGGCTGGAGCGTGAATTGGATAGTCCGATGTTCGGAGAGCCTTTTGGCCTACGGCAACTGTATGTACCGCTGCGCGCTTACTATCACCTGAGGAGCGAGAATAAGAAGGCACCTTTGTCTGAGATGCATTTGGCGCCACGTGAGCATCAAAGGCGAGTTGCCGTCATGTTAGAGGAGCATCTTTTGCATTGGCTGGATCATTCGGATAAGAGTGATTCTGTGCGCGTGCTTAGTGGAGGGCCTGGGAGCGGTAAATCATCTCTCACTAGAATGCTTGCGGCTGCAGTTAATCGTGACACGTCTTGGCGTGCGCTGCATTTGCCGCTTCATCAGGTTAACTATCGCGGCGAGTTGGCGCCTGTTATCGCTGAGTATTTGCAGAAGACTCGTTTGCTCGCTGATCATCCCGCGCATCCTTTGGATTGTGTTGAGGGTGACGATCGGATTCTGCTGGTGTTCGATGGGCTCGATGAACTGGCTATGCTCGGGAAAATTGCCCAGAATCAAGCAAGTCAATTTGTTCAAGCCGTGAAAGAGTTGGTAAGGGATCAGAACACCACTTCGGTAAGGGTGAAGGCATTGATTAGCGGACGTACGGTAGTGATGGATGGCCTTGAAGACCAGTTTCGCCGCGAAGGGAGCGTTCTGCATTTACTGCCCTATGTTGTGGGCAATAGCGACAAGGAACTTTACGAACATGGTTGGTCCTTGCTAGAAAAAATTGACCAGCGGGTCTTGTGGTGGCGGAAATATGCAGAGTTGAAGGGCGGTGAACACAAAGATGTTCCATTGAATCACGGTGAGTTAACCGAAATCACCTCAGAGCCGTTGCTCAATTACTTGCTCGCTTTGGCATATGGTGCGGGCGGGCTGGATTTTAGTCGTCAGGTTACACAGAACCAGATCTATGAATCATTAGTAGGAGAAGTCTACCGGAGGCGATGGGGGAACGGCGAGAATTTTCACGTGCGTGGGATGCCTCCAGAGCATTTCCAGAGAGTACTTGAGGAGGTAGCGGTTGCTGCTTGGCACGGAGATGGTCGAAAAACTACGGTGGGCGAGATCAAACAGCATTGCAAAGATGCAGGTATTGAGAAAATGCTAGAGGTGTTCCAAGAAGGGGCGGAAGCCGGTGTTCTGCGCCTTTTGACGGCTTTTTTCTTTCGACAAGCGGGTATTAGAGCGGATGAAAATGCGTTCGAGTTTACGCACAAAAGCTTCGGTGAATACTTGGTCGCGCGCAGGATTGTGCGCCTCTTGCAACTCATGGAAGAGAAGTTGTGTGAGCAAGATCAGAAATTCTCAGGCTGGAACGAAGTGGAGTGCCTTGCCGAGTGGTCCAAATTGACTGGGCCGAGTACTGTCACAGAAAATCAACGAAAATTTCTGATAAATGAAGTAAGGTTACGAGATAAAGCGTCTTGTTGGAGAACCGCACTAGTCCGTATTGCCAACACCTCCCTGAAGCATTCTATGCCGATGGAAAAGCGAACTACGTTGAGCTTCGGACAGATGATCGAGCAGTCGAGAAATGCGGAGGAATGCTTGCTTGTGGCGATTAACTCGTGCGTTAGACTCAGCGAGGAAAAGGTTTCGCTTGATTGGCCACATCCAACCGCAGCACGTAGCTGGATCAGACGATTGCAAGGCCAACATCTTACTTCCGGCAGTGCCCTAGGACTCAAATGCTTAGAACAACTGGTTTTCACGGATCAATTTCTGGAACAAGTGGACCTGGGAGATGGATCTTTGGCAAAATCTTGTTTTATCGGATGTTCCCTAAAGGGAGCTAATCTCGGAGGGGCAAACCTTGAGCATGCACAGCTCGAAGAGGCAATTCTTGTGGGAGCCGATCTCGAAAGTGCGAACTTGGTAGGGACGAACCTCAGGAAGGCGACTCTTACAAAGGCAAATCTTGAAGGGGTAAATGCGGATGGGGCGGACCTCTTTGCGGCTAATCTTGAAAAGGCTAATCTCGCAGTTGTAAATTTCTCCAATGCCAATCTTTTTGAAGCAAGTCTAGTAGAGGCAAAACTTCATGAGGCCTGTTTTTGGAGAGCAAATATGGAGAATGCTCAGCTTCAGAAAGCTAACCTTCAGGGGGCGGATCTTCAATATGCGGAACTTACTGGTGCGAATCTTGAAGGTGCAAATCTTGAGGGTGCATACTTAGGGGACTCCAACCTTGAGAAAGTAAACCTTGAAAGGACAAATCTTGTAAGGGCGAATCTCGAAAGAGCGAGGCTTGATGGAGCTACTCTTGTAGGAGCCAATATGGAGAGGGTCAATCTACAAAGTGCCAGTCTCGCAGGCGCAAACTTGGTGGGTGCAAATCTGGTGGGTGCTAACTTAGTGGGCGCTAGCCTCGAGGAGGCAAATTTAGAAAGAGCAAATCTAATAGCTTTCTAA
- a CDS encoding efflux RND transporter permease subunit has protein sequence MWIVRLALRRPYTFIVAALVLLLMSPFLLTKTPTDIFPSINIPVISVIWQYQGLSPQEVEQRIIYNHERSLSATVNDIEHIESNSYNGVGIIKVFLRPGASVDAGVAQLTAVAQTILRQMPPGQTPPLVIRYNASTVPILQYAFTSDKMSEQAIYDTAQTQVRVGLSSTQGAQLPWPYGGKTRVVSVDLDLTALKAKNLTARDVVNAMDAQNLILPSGTAKIKETEYNVGVNSSPRMLEELNNLPVKTVNGATIYVKDVAQVRDGYQPQQNIVRKDGVRGVLLTVMKSGMASTLEVVNGVKAQLPKIMSGLPPELKVEEFADQSVFVKAAVSGVVHEGIIAAALTALMILLFLGSWRSTLIIAISIPLSVLCSIAVLSALGETINLMTLGGLALAVGILVDDATVEIENVHRHMSMGKPFVQAILDGSKEIALPAFVSTLCICIVFVPMFFLTGVARYLFVPLAEAVVFAMMASYFISRTLVPTLIMFLYKNVPHHAEGEHHDAKPVALWQRPFVAFYRAFERGFSKFHAGYQRLLSAILVHRVAFVLIFITLCGGSMALVPQLGQDFFPNVDAGQIKLHLRARSGTRIEETARLVDKVEEVIRQEIPEKELAGILDNIGIPNSGISLSYSNNGLYGTGDADVLVSLKHGHSPTDDHVRRLRLRLNQEFPGTTFYFLPADIVSQTLNFGLPAPFDVQIYGRDQAGNRAVAAKLAEKIRAIPGAVDVRVQQAADQPQFTVNVDRDKAQEIGLTERDVANSVLLSLSGSGQVQPLYWLNPTNGIQYLINARTPEHEMSSLANLEAIPVSRSQAGEGDGQLLSNLATLQRGQGPGVISHYNVQPVIDIFGGVSGRDLGGVVRDVQKLVKEVEHELPRGSFIVVRGQAETMQTSFQGLAAGLVMAVVLIYMLLVVNFQSWTDPFIIITALLGAITGVVWGLFLTQTTLSVPALMGAIMSLGVATANSVLIVSFARDNVRQGVSPLKAAFNAGSTRIRAVLMTALAMIIGMVPMSLGIGEGGEQNAPLARAVIGGLSVATFATLFFVPAVFALLHRRRVQVMDPLLREEDDEVSEMPVQPVIA, from the coding sequence ATGTGGATTGTCCGTCTTGCGCTTCGTCGCCCCTATACCTTCATCGTCGCGGCGCTGGTACTGCTGCTCATGTCTCCGTTTCTTTTGACGAAGACGCCGACGGATATCTTCCCGTCCATCAACATCCCGGTGATCTCGGTCATCTGGCAGTATCAAGGCCTGAGTCCTCAGGAGGTGGAGCAGCGCATCATCTACAATCATGAGCGGTCCCTCAGTGCGACGGTGAATGACATCGAGCACATTGAGTCGAATTCTTATAACGGCGTAGGCATCATCAAGGTGTTCCTCCGTCCTGGCGCTTCCGTGGATGCGGGCGTCGCACAGCTCACCGCGGTGGCGCAAACCATTCTGCGCCAAATGCCCCCTGGTCAGACGCCACCGCTGGTGATTCGTTACAATGCGTCCACGGTCCCCATCCTCCAGTATGCCTTTACGAGCGACAAGATGTCCGAGCAGGCCATCTATGATACGGCGCAGACACAGGTGCGTGTGGGCCTGTCCAGCACCCAGGGGGCACAACTTCCCTGGCCATATGGAGGGAAGACGCGCGTGGTATCCGTGGACCTCGACCTCACCGCGCTGAAGGCAAAGAACCTCACGGCGCGGGATGTGGTAAATGCCATGGACGCGCAGAACCTCATCCTGCCCAGCGGCACCGCCAAGATCAAGGAGACGGAATACAACGTGGGCGTGAACAGCAGCCCACGTATGCTGGAGGAGCTGAACAACCTGCCGGTGAAGACCGTCAATGGTGCCACCATCTATGTGAAAGACGTGGCGCAGGTGCGCGACGGTTACCAGCCGCAGCAGAACATCGTTCGCAAGGACGGTGTGCGCGGAGTGCTCCTGACCGTCATGAAAAGCGGCATGGCCTCTACCCTGGAGGTTGTGAACGGCGTGAAGGCCCAGCTGCCCAAGATCATGAGTGGCCTCCCACCGGAGCTGAAGGTGGAGGAGTTTGCGGACCAGTCTGTGTTCGTGAAGGCGGCGGTGAGTGGCGTGGTGCATGAGGGCATCATCGCGGCGGCACTCACGGCGTTGATGATTTTGCTCTTCCTGGGCTCGTGGAGGAGCACCTTGATCATTGCGATTTCCATCCCGCTCTCGGTGCTCTGCTCCATCGCGGTGCTCAGCGCCCTGGGTGAAACCATCAACCTGATGACGCTCGGTGGACTTGCCCTGGCCGTCGGTATCCTCGTGGATGACGCCACGGTGGAGATCGAGAACGTGCACCGACACATGAGCATGGGGAAACCGTTTGTTCAGGCCATTCTCGACGGCTCGAAGGAAATCGCGCTGCCTGCCTTCGTGTCCACGCTGTGTATCTGTATCGTGTTCGTGCCCATGTTCTTCCTCACGGGTGTGGCGCGCTACCTCTTCGTTCCCCTCGCGGAGGCGGTGGTGTTTGCCATGATGGCGAGCTACTTCATCTCGCGTACGCTGGTGCCCACGCTCATCATGTTCCTCTACAAGAACGTGCCGCATCATGCGGAGGGCGAGCATCATGATGCGAAGCCTGTGGCTCTGTGGCAGCGTCCCTTTGTGGCCTTCTACCGCGCGTTCGAGCGTGGATTCTCAAAGTTCCACGCAGGTTACCAGCGGTTGCTCTCCGCGATCCTGGTGCATCGCGTGGCGTTCGTGCTCATCTTCATCACACTGTGTGGTGGATCGATGGCGCTTGTGCCGCAGTTGGGTCAGGACTTCTTCCCCAATGTGGATGCGGGTCAGATCAAGCTGCACCTGCGTGCTCGCAGCGGCACCCGCATTGAAGAAACCGCGCGTCTCGTGGACAAGGTGGAGGAGGTGATTCGCCAGGAAATCCCAGAGAAGGAACTTGCCGGCATCCTCGATAACATCGGCATCCCGAACTCCGGCATCAGCCTTTCCTATTCCAACAACGGCCTCTACGGCACCGGCGATGCCGACGTGCTGGTATCACTGAAACATGGACACAGTCCCACGGACGACCACGTCCGCCGCCTGCGCCTGCGTCTGAACCAGGAATTCCCCGGCACGACCTTCTACTTCCTGCCAGCGGACATCGTGAGCCAGACGCTGAACTTCGGTCTGCCTGCTCCGTTTGACGTGCAGATTTATGGACGCGATCAAGCCGGTAACCGTGCGGTGGCGGCGAAGCTTGCGGAAAAGATTCGCGCCATTCCCGGTGCGGTCGACGTGCGCGTGCAACAGGCCGCGGACCAGCCGCAGTTCACCGTGAATGTGGATCGCGACAAGGCACAGGAGATTGGCCTCACCGAGCGCGATGTGGCGAACTCGGTGCTGCTCAGCCTGAGCGGTAGCGGTCAGGTGCAGCCGCTATACTGGCTGAATCCGACCAACGGCATCCAGTACCTCATCAATGCCCGCACCCCGGAGCATGAAATGAGTTCCCTGGCGAATCTTGAGGCCATTCCCGTGAGTCGCAGCCAGGCGGGTGAGGGCGATGGACAGCTTCTCTCGAACCTCGCGACACTCCAGCGTGGTCAGGGACCGGGAGTGATCTCTCACTACAACGTGCAGCCGGTGATCGACATCTTCGGCGGTGTGAGTGGTCGTGACCTCGGTGGCGTGGTGCGCGACGTGCAGAAGCTGGTGAAGGAAGTGGAACATGAACTGCCACGCGGCAGCTTCATCGTGGTGCGTGGCCAGGCTGAGACGATGCAGACCAGCTTCCAGGGACTCGCAGCCGGTCTCGTGATGGCCGTCGTACTGATTTACATGCTCCTCGTGGTGAATTTCCAAAGCTGGACGGATCCGTTCATCATCATCACGGCATTGCTTGGCGCCATCACTGGCGTGGTGTGGGGACTTTTCCTCACGCAGACCACCCTCAGCGTGCCCGCGCTGATGGGCGCCATCATGAGTCTCGGTGTGGCCACGGCGAACTCGGTGCTCATTGTCAGCTTTGCGCGAGACAACGTGCGGCAAGGCGTGTCACCGCTGAAGGCTGCGTTCAATGCGGGCAGCACGCGTATCCGTGCGGTGCTCATGACCGCCCTTGCCATGATCATCGGCATGGTGCCCATGAGCCTGGGCATCGGTGAAGGTGGTGAGCAGAATGCGCCGCTCGCACGTGCGGTGATCGGCGGTCTGAGTGTCGCCACGTTTGCCACGCTCTTCTTCGTGCCTGCGGTGTTTGCCCTGCTGCATCGTCGTCGCGTGCAGGTGATGGATCCGCTGCTTCGCGAAGAAGACGACGAGGTCAGCGAAATGCCTGTCCAGCCTGTGATCGCTTGA
- a CDS encoding efflux RND transporter periplasmic adaptor subunit — protein MSEQTPSPTPSESSSSASTNSSAEELLPGQRKPRLSLYLVGVLVLLGVGVYAGMSPRVAQRKEVEEVTKQLALRTFATVNPAPGKPPEQVTLSAELKPIIETPVYARASGYVRKWYVDLGAKVKEGELLAELETPELDRELVEGRATLRQAEAALGLAESTAKRWEELAGTKSVSAQEVEEKRADAALKTAAMEAEKARVQRLEQLTDFSRITAPFAGTVTAREVDVGQLVSAGSSHELFRLARTDKLRAYIRVPQTQARGVRIGQCAEVIVPEILGETFIAKIIRTAGAMDTASRTLLTELEIDNEKGEILAGSYARVRLAQTQADALLTLPANTLLFRAEGIQVGVVDAQSKVQMRTLKIGRDFGPNVEILGGVEQGDRVVLNPPDSLASGTEVRLAAAEPAQDGSHEPKTAAR, from the coding sequence ATGTCAGAGCAAACTCCCAGTCCCACTCCTTCGGAGTCGAGTAGTAGCGCCAGTACGAACTCGTCTGCTGAAGAACTTTTGCCAGGCCAGCGGAAGCCGCGCCTGAGCCTGTATCTTGTTGGTGTGCTCGTGCTCCTCGGCGTGGGCGTGTACGCCGGAATGTCCCCTCGCGTCGCGCAACGCAAGGAGGTGGAGGAAGTAACCAAGCAACTCGCGCTGCGTACCTTCGCCACCGTGAATCCCGCCCCTGGCAAGCCGCCGGAGCAGGTCACGCTGTCTGCGGAACTCAAACCCATCATCGAAACACCCGTGTATGCACGTGCCAGCGGCTACGTGAGGAAGTGGTACGTGGACCTCGGTGCCAAGGTGAAGGAAGGTGAACTGCTTGCAGAGCTGGAAACGCCTGAACTGGATCGCGAACTCGTCGAAGGTCGCGCTACCTTGCGCCAGGCTGAGGCGGCGTTGGGCCTTGCGGAATCGACTGCCAAGCGCTGGGAAGAACTCGCGGGCACCAAGTCCGTGAGCGCCCAGGAAGTGGAAGAGAAGCGTGCGGATGCCGCGCTGAAGACCGCGGCCATGGAAGCAGAAAAGGCACGTGTGCAGCGCTTGGAGCAGCTCACCGACTTCTCCCGAATCACTGCGCCGTTCGCTGGCACTGTCACCGCTCGTGAAGTGGACGTGGGTCAGCTCGTGAGCGCGGGCAGCAGCCATGAACTCTTCCGCCTCGCCCGCACGGACAAGCTTCGTGCCTACATTCGCGTGCCGCAGACCCAAGCGCGTGGCGTGAGGATTGGCCAGTGCGCCGAAGTGATTGTGCCGGAGATCCTGGGTGAAACCTTTATCGCGAAGATCATCCGCACGGCGGGCGCCATGGACACGGCTTCACGTACCTTGCTGACTGAGTTGGAAATCGACAACGAGAAGGGCGAGATCCTCGCCGGTAGCTACGCACGTGTGCGCTTGGCGCAGACTCAGGCTGATGCACTGCTCACGCTGCCCGCCAATACCTTGCTCTTCCGTGCGGAAGGCATCCAGGTGGGTGTGGTCGATGCACAGAGCAAGGTGCAGATGCGCACGCTTAAGATCGGCCGCGACTTCGGACCCAATGTGGAAATTCTCGGTGGCGTGGAGCAGGGAGACCGTGTGGTGCTGAATCCTCCGGATTCACTCGCGAGTGGTACGGAGGTGCGCCTTGCCGCAGCCGAACCTGCTCAGGATGGCAGCCACGAGCCGAAGACGGCGGCGCGGTGA
- a CDS encoding LysR substrate-binding domain-containing protein — protein MELRHLRYFTAVADTLNFHRAAEILHLAQPALSSQIKSLEEELGVQLFHRTTRSVSLTHAGRVFLAEARTVLASATQAENRARNAQHGLVGHLRVGLIAPTANAWLARILREFHQNYPGVQLSLFDLTSPEQINRLRSGELDAGLLRPPVGYADFDSMLVEESGQVLAMPAGHRLSKLKKLTWMDLDGEGLVMMDPRVQHGYYDTFLAACAKAGATPRPAQYAHDVQTKMWLISAGFGVSPVTDTLRQVKRPGLVFRELPSSLPRVPTVLVWRKNDDSPVLANLRKSFLDLAAGKDL, from the coding sequence ATGGAACTCCGGCATCTCCGCTATTTCACCGCGGTGGCAGACACCTTGAACTTCCACCGTGCCGCCGAAATCCTGCACCTCGCCCAGCCCGCGCTGAGCTCCCAGATCAAATCCCTTGAGGAAGAGCTGGGTGTGCAACTCTTTCACCGCACTACGCGATCCGTATCGCTCACGCACGCCGGCCGGGTATTCCTGGCAGAGGCGCGCACGGTGCTGGCCTCCGCCACACAAGCGGAGAACCGGGCGAGGAATGCCCAGCACGGTCTTGTGGGACACCTGCGTGTGGGCCTCATCGCCCCCACAGCCAATGCATGGCTCGCACGTATCTTGCGCGAGTTTCACCAAAACTATCCGGGCGTGCAGCTTTCACTCTTCGATCTTACCAGCCCTGAACAAATCAACCGGTTGCGCAGTGGCGAGCTCGATGCTGGTCTATTGCGCCCTCCCGTGGGCTACGCGGACTTCGACTCTATGCTGGTGGAAGAGTCTGGCCAAGTGCTGGCAATGCCCGCAGGACACCGCCTCTCCAAGCTCAAGAAACTCACCTGGATGGACCTTGACGGTGAAGGTCTCGTGATGATGGATCCGCGAGTGCAGCACGGCTACTACGATACCTTCCTCGCTGCGTGTGCCAAGGCTGGCGCCACACCACGTCCCGCCCAGTATGCCCATGACGTTCAAACAAAGATGTGGCTCATCTCTGCAGGATTTGGCGTCTCACCAGTGACGGATACACTCCGGCAGGTGAAGCGCCCCGGTCTCGTCTTTCGTGAACTGCCTTCGAGCCTTCCGCGTGTACCCACTGTCTTGGTCTGGCGAAAGAATGACGACTCACCAGTGCTCGCAAATCTGCGGAAGAGCTTTCTCGACCTCGCAGCCGGCAAAGACCTCTGA
- a CDS encoding redoxin domain-containing protein — MKHLRPLLILAVTTAVAAPAFLRGEDPLANQFKAFDKDGDGRVSMAELEGKPMLKKLDLDGDGYVTLEETRTGMARLRGAVTNRIKDAKDEQGTVPLEVLFKQVDANDDGKLTKEELPREDWFNKLDGNKDGTVVIDEARAVLGSQVSRRFLPKQDSAVAITKPDESLKEQPQQLKGSEHGVGHLVADVTLKDLSGKDVTVSQLKGKNGLVFALFSATCPISNKLGAEYARLAKECAERNIAFVLLNAVPGDKTEDLQKFAKDHQLTTAVLNDPQSTLLRALSATTTTEVFLIDAARTLVYRGAVHDQYGLGYSKDAPTKEYLRMAIDDLTKGRPIQLAATTAPGCALDLPASDKVAAASTKVTYHNQVSRILQNNCVECHRADGVGPFSLETLADVIDNTGMIRKQVERGAMPPWFAAKGGSSTDSPWANDCSLSAADKADLLTWLNSSDHAAGDPKEAPLPRQFSGEWTIGKPDVVFALPKPFAIKAEGTMPYQRATVTTSFPEDRWVQAYEIIPTAPQVVHHVIVRVHEKGANISDRDEGSDGYWAAYVPGNTHRILPPAHAKRLPAGSTISFQIHYTPNGKPVEDQLKIGMIFAKEPPEYEVKVAAVSHPRIRIPAGASDHVEVRQQAIPTDMLFSAYMAHMHVRGKSFKYEVTYPDGKTETLLDIPRYDFNWQLAYDYKQPKFVPRGSVVKITAVYDNSTNNPANPDPTKEVRWGAQTFDEMMIGYVEHFVPLPKAKVAVK; from the coding sequence ATGAAGCACCTACGCCCCCTCCTCATCCTGGCAGTCACCACCGCAGTGGCCGCCCCCGCGTTTCTGCGTGGCGAAGACCCGCTCGCGAACCAGTTCAAGGCCTTCGACAAGGATGGCGACGGACGCGTGAGCATGGCGGAACTGGAGGGCAAGCCCATGCTCAAGAAGCTGGATCTGGATGGTGACGGCTACGTCACGCTGGAGGAGACCCGCACCGGCATGGCCCGCCTGCGCGGAGCCGTGACCAATCGGATAAAAGATGCGAAGGATGAACAGGGCACGGTACCGCTGGAGGTCCTGTTCAAACAAGTGGATGCGAATGACGACGGCAAGCTCACCAAGGAGGAACTGCCGCGCGAAGACTGGTTCAACAAACTTGATGGCAACAAGGATGGCACCGTGGTCATCGATGAAGCTCGTGCCGTGCTGGGCAGCCAGGTCTCCCGCCGGTTCCTGCCCAAGCAGGATAGCGCCGTGGCCATCACGAAGCCGGATGAGTCCTTGAAGGAACAGCCCCAGCAGCTCAAGGGCTCCGAGCATGGTGTCGGACATTTGGTGGCGGATGTGACTCTGAAGGACCTCTCCGGCAAGGACGTCACCGTTTCCCAACTCAAGGGGAAGAACGGGCTGGTCTTCGCACTGTTCAGCGCCACCTGCCCCATCAGCAACAAGCTCGGCGCGGAGTATGCGCGTCTCGCCAAGGAGTGCGCAGAGCGTAATATCGCCTTTGTCCTGCTCAACGCAGTGCCTGGAGACAAGACGGAGGATTTGCAGAAGTTTGCCAAGGATCACCAGCTCACCACTGCCGTGCTGAATGACCCGCAGTCCACTCTGCTGCGTGCCCTCTCCGCCACGACCACGACAGAGGTGTTCCTCATCGATGCGGCTCGCACGCTGGTATATCGCGGTGCGGTGCATGACCAATATGGATTGGGCTACAGCAAGGATGCACCCACGAAGGAGTATCTCCGCATGGCCATAGATGACCTGACCAAGGGGCGCCCCATTCAACTCGCGGCCACCACAGCGCCGGGCTGCGCGCTGGATCTCCCGGCAAGTGACAAGGTGGCTGCAGCCAGCACGAAGGTAACCTATCACAATCAGGTCTCACGCATCCTGCAGAACAACTGCGTAGAATGCCATCGCGCGGATGGCGTGGGCCCCTTCTCACTGGAGACACTCGCCGATGTCATCGACAACACGGGCATGATCCGCAAGCAGGTGGAACGCGGCGCCATGCCTCCATGGTTCGCAGCGAAGGGAGGGTCTTCTACCGACAGCCCTTGGGCCAATGATTGCTCTCTCTCAGCGGCGGACAAGGCCGACCTGCTGACCTGGCTCAATAGCAGCGATCACGCCGCTGGTGATCCAAAGGAAGCGCCCCTGCCCCGCCAGTTCTCCGGCGAATGGACCATCGGCAAGCCTGATGTGGTGTTCGCATTGCCAAAACCTTTTGCCATCAAGGCGGAGGGAACCATGCCCTATCAGCGCGCCACGGTGACCACCTCCTTCCCGGAGGATCGCTGGGTACAGGCGTATGAAATCATCCCCACTGCGCCACAGGTGGTGCATCACGTGATTGTGCGTGTGCACGAAAAGGGAGCGAACATCTCGGACCGCGACGAAGGTAGCGACGGTTACTGGGCCGCCTATGTCCCCGGCAACACGCACCGCATCCTGCCTCCTGCGCATGCGAAGCGGCTGCCTGCGGGATCTACCATCAGCTTTCAGATCCATTACACGCCCAATGGCAAGCCGGTGGAGGACCAGTTGAAGATCGGCATGATCTTCGCCAAGGAGCCGCCGGAATATGAAGTGAAGGTGGCTGCCGTGTCCCATCCGCGCATCCGCATCCCTGCTGGTGCTTCGGACCATGTCGAAGTGCGCCAGCAGGCCATTCCCACCGACATGCTCTTCAGCGCGTACATGGCGCACATGCATGTGCGCGGAAAGTCCTTCAAATACGAAGTGACCTACCCGGACGGCAAGACGGAGACGCTGCTTGATATTCCCCGTTACGACTTCAACTGGCAACTCGCGTACGACTACAAGCAACCGAAGTTTGTCCCTCGCGGCAGCGTGGTGAAGATCACCGCGGTGTATGACAACAGCACGAACAATCCCGCCAACCCGGATCCCACGAAGGAAGTCCGCTGGGGCGCGCAGACTTTCGATGAAATGATGATCGGCTACGTGGAGCACTTCGTACCACTGCCGAAGGCGAAGGTGGCGGTGAAGTAG